CTTTTCTCTTTCATTAAGCAAAAGTTTGATCCGTCCCCGCCCTTCGCCTTCAGCCAGAGCGCGATCACTGGACGAAAATTCTTCGACCACCGTTTTATATTTTATACCTGCCTGCTGAGCTGCTTTCTCATTCATGCCTACACTGGCAAGCTCCGGGTCGGTATAAGTACACCATGGCAACCAAGTGTAATCAGCCTTGCGCGAAATACGGAAGACAGCATTGGAAATTACGATTCCACCCTCATATCCTGCGGCGTGGGTAAAACGATGCTTCCCGATCACATCCCCGGCAGCGTAGATATTGGGTACTGAGGTACGCATACGCGCATCAACAACAACCGAGCCCCGTTCAAGTTCAACACCTATATCTTCCAGCCCCAATCCGGCTGTATTTGATCTGCGCCCCATTGCGACTAAAAGTTGCGCCCCTCTGACACTCATACGCTCCCCGACTGATTCCAACAGCACTTCAACTCCGCCGTCGGACTTGCGAACTTCATGAATCTGTGACCCGAGAATAAAACGCACTCCATCATTAGCCATGCCATCCATGACATAACGAGCCATGTCCTCATCTTCCCGGCTGAGAATCTGGTTACTGCGCTGAACGACTGTGACCTTGGTTCCCAAGCGCTGAAAAGACTGGGCCATTTCCACGGCAATAGGACCGCCGCCGAGTATAACCAGCGATTCCGGCAATTCCGGCAACGAAAACACATCCACATTGGTCAGATATAAGACTTCATTCAGGCCTTTAACAGGCGGGGCAGATGGAGAAGAACCTGTTGCAACCACCCATGACCGGGCAGAGACGCTACCCTCGTTCAGAGAAACAGAATGAGAATCAATGAACCGGGCTTCGCCGAAACGAACCTCAACGCCCAATGAATTGAATCGTTCCACGGAATCATGAACCTGAATTTTCGCTATAACCTCGCTGATACGCTTGGCGACCTGTGCGTAATCCACCGGAGGCAGCTCAACCTCGGGCAACCCGAAATCCCCGGACCTCTCCATGAGATGACGCACCCGTGCGGTACGGATCAGGGTTTTACTGGGCACACAACCGAAATGCAGGCAATCACCGCCCAATTTATCTTCTTTGTCGACGAGCAGGACTTTTACGCCCAGCTGTGCGGCCCCGGCAGCAACGGTAAGTCCGGCAGCACCGCCACCGATCACACCGAGATCGTAGTCATATTTAGCCATGTCATCTCCACGTTAAATGTGCAGCACGCCCCTCAAAGCAGCTCCATAAAGTCCGCTTTCCTGATTGTCATTCAAGAACACGGGGATCTGCCTTAAGTAATCTCCCATGGAGCTGGAATCGAGAAATTCTTCCAAAAATACGGGTTGCTCAACCACAAAGGGATTCTTGGCTACAATGCCCCCGGCAATATACAGCCCCCCGGTTGCGCAAACACTGATAGCGTAGTTACGGCAACAACGAGCGGTAAACCGGGAATACCATTCAAGAGTTATATTGCCCTGCTTCATTTTTGCTGCAATATCGCGCGGCTCAAGGTCTTCCCCGGTGAGATAGAGGTGAAGCATGTTCAGCCCGCGCCCGGTCAGGACCTCATCGCCGCAGCAATAGCTGATCTTACGCTTATCCATAACGAACTTACAGAAATCCAGCTCTTCAGCAGTCTGGCAGGGAAAACTGATATGACCTGCTTCCGACGGAACAGGAACATAGCCCAGCTCGGAAACAGGAACAGGAACCAGTGCGCAATGCCCCAGCCCGGTTCCGGCACCGATAACCCCAACTGTTCCGGTAGGTGAAATTTCAGCCTCATGGACAACCAGGCATCCTTCCACCGCAGCTGTGCGGCAGGCATAAGCCTGCGCGGCAAAATCATTGATCAGCACGGCGGCACGGAAACCGTATTTCTTATAGCCGTCCCTAAAATCCACATCCCAGTCCACATTGGTAACGTTGCAATATACACCGCCTACCACCGGACCTGCCACAGCAATGACCGTGACATCAAAATCAGACGGCATGTAGGGAAAATCACTTTCAGCCAGCATTTCCATAAGATGATCAAAACTGCGAGCCTGTACACTTGAGAGCCAGACTGTCTCCTTCATGACCAGTTCATGGCCCGAACCGGACTCAAACGCGGCAAATCTGCTGTTTGTGCCGCCAATATCAACGGCTAGAACAAGTCCCATTATAGCAATCCCCTACTCTGAAAATTAAAATTCGTTTCCATATTTACTGACCGGAATTCTAATACATTCAGGAGAATAAATAAATGCGAACCATGTGGATTTCATCAGGAGTCAAAAATCGGACACGAAAAAGCCCGGTACGAACTGCCCCGTATAGGAACGCCGCACCGGGCCGATTATTCAATTATGCCCTGGAGATCTGTCGTATACGCCTATGAAGCCTTAGCCTTCACCAAAGGAACTTCATGCAGAATCTTATCCTTGGAATTCTTCTCATCCCTGCGCATTTTGATATACTTGCGGGTAATATTTCTGAGGGCTTCGGCCTTTTCTTCACGGTCATCCGCATCAAGAAAGGCACCAAGCTTTCTTTCCAGCTTGTAAGGATTCTGTTCCTTTTTAATGGCGATAACACCGTCGAGGATCATTTTCTGATTAATCAGCTCGTTGCGGGTCCGGCAACGCACGGTTTCAGCCATGGGCGCGAAAATCATGTTGCTGAAAATTACCCCGTAAAGAGTGGAAATAAATGCAACCGGAATATGTTTGAGAATCATTGCCGGATTATCGATACCCATGAGCAGACCGATCAGCCCGATTACAGAACCGGCTACACCGAACGCGGGAGCAAAGCGGGCCATGGACTGGAAAACACGCTCGGATTCACCGCGACGCATATTGAAAAATGACATTTCAGTCTTCAGGCAATCCTTGATTTCATCTTCCTCAAAATTATCCACCAGCAACATAAGTGCATTGCGCAAAAAGGAAATAGTTGTTTTTTCGCCAGCTTTTTCAAGAGAAAGCATGCCGTCCATTTTAGAACGAACACTCAGGTCCAACAAAGTCTCGACAATCTCCTCATGGGTGGCAAGGCGGGTGGAGTAAGTATCCTGCACCACTCGGAAAGCTTCGCGCAGCTGCTCCACCGGATAGCTGAGCAACACAGCAACAGCTAGGCCGGAAAGCACAATGGCAAGGGCGGCCCCGTTCCAATAAAGAGCGATTCCACCGCTGAGCCAGAAACTGGCTCCGAAAACAGCTAAGGCGACGATGACACCGATTAAATTCTTCTTATTCATTGCAGACCTCCTTACTGAGCCTTGACGTCAGTATTTATGACTACGATCTCTACCCTGCGGTTGTTGCCTGCCACCTTACCCATATCTCCGGGCAGTTCCGGGGCAACCCCGCCTCGTCCGCTGACTATAATGCGGACCGGGTCGATTGTTTTTTTATTAATCAGATATTCAGCGACCTGAGCGGCGCGCCTTGCGGAAAGCTCAAAAGTATTCTTCTTGCCAATCTTGGCAGCATCTGATCCATCGGTATGCCCGATTATATGAATTGCGTGTTTACTGGTCTTGAGAACCTCGGCAACCTCTGCAAGGTACTTGCGGGTCTTGGCTTCAAAGCCGTTTTGTCCCGGAGCGAAAAATGCGTTGCCGCGCATGACGATCTTCAGTTCACCATCTTCCTCTTTCATGCTCACAGCCCCGTCATCACTACGGTAAAGAACATCTTCAGGAGTCATGACAACTCTGGCTGAACTGGACATGGCTTCACGATGAAATGAGATCATCTCAATAAGTCCGTCCGCAGGATCGACCGCAACCTGAGACTGGGCATTGCCCTCAAAAATGACTTTTATATTCTCTTTTGACTGGCTGTAGATAAACAACACCACAAAAAGAACGAACATAACCATCATCAGGTCGGACCACGGGACCGCCCAGCCGTTCAGGCCGGAAGTATCCGCATCCCCTGAATTAAAATCCATGAGATCAAGTTCACATTTCAGTTCATCGAATTTCATACCATGCTCCATCGTCTGATGAGTTCGGGACTTAGCCCGCGGTTCTCTTTCGATCTATGGAGCAAGGGTAATGCCAATCGCCGCAACAGTGTATATTACAGGGACTAAGAAAGGATATTTTTACTTAAGGAAAAGATAAAAATTGAAAATGTCAAAAACAGGACATAAACGGATAGTCCGAAAAAAAAGACGGTTTCCGAATTCGGAAACCGTCTTTATAAAATTCTAAATATAAAAACTGCTACAAATCGATGCAAAGACCGTCCTGAGCCATAATGATCTTTTCAGGCCTGAACTCGGCAAGCTGGGAAAATTCCTTTGTATCTTCCAGAAATTTCTGAAGCTGAAAATCATCAAGCACCGGCTCCTGATGAAAGAGGCAAAGCGTCTTGACTTTAGCCATTCCGGAAAGTTCCACAGCAATGATATTGTTAGAATGTCCCCAGTCTTCCTTGATGGAATTAGCCTCCGCAAAGGAGTACTGGGCATCCATGATCAAAAGATCCGCTTCCTTGAAAAATTCGACGAATCCCTTATCAGCAAGGGCCGTAGCACTTTTGTGTTCACAGTCGGTAGAATAAACAGCTGATTTGCCGCCTTTTTCAAAACGATATCCAAAGGAACCGCCCGGATGATACTGGGCCTTGACCTCGATATTAACCTCGGCAACTTCCAGCTTCTGCCCGGTCTTAAGGCGGATAAAATCAAATTCAGCTGCCAGATTCTCAAAATGAACCGGGAAGCAGGGTTCGCTCTGCTGGTTACGCAACACCTTTTCTATACCGGGATGACCGCCGTAAAAAGTGATTTTATTACCGGGAATGTAGGCAGGAACGAAAAACGGAAAACCCTGAATATGATCCCAATGCAAATGGGACATAAAGATATGAAAATGCGCTCCCGGAGCCCCCATACGTTCGGCCATGACTTTATTACCCAAGTCGCGCAATCCGGTCCCGCAATCACAAATAATGTATTCATCTCCCTGTCCTTCAACCTGAATGCAGGGAGTATTGGTCCCGTAAGAACCGCGGACAGGAAAAGGCAGCTCATTGTCAATGAACCGATCAAGATCGGTACTTGAATCAATACCTTTCTCGACTGCAATTTCCAATGCTGCCTTAACTTTAGCTCTGGCCCTTTCGGCATTATATGTAGCAGACAGGGAACCTCGCGCTCCCCAGATGCAAACCTTCATTAAACACTCCTGTACAGTAATTTATTAATTATTACATTTAGAAGCACAAAAGAGCAACAAAAGCGTACAAAAAATAACATGCCAGCTTCAATTAGCATTCACTTTTGCTAATTTTCAAACTATCACTAAAATAAGAATCAGGCCTAACGCCATTTAAAATGATAGATATCTATAAAAAGGATTCATGATGAGTATATACAGAACCGTAAAACCATTCGTGCTGGGATCAGGTTCCCCACGCCGCAAAGACCTGCTTGGGTCCGCCGGGCTTGAATTCGAAATCAAGCCCGCAACCTGCGACGAGCCAGCCCCCTACCCCGGTCAGGACCCTGAAGATTATGCAATAAAAATGGCGGAACTCAAGGCTGAAAACGTAGCCGCAAACAATCCTCAAGCATATGTATTAGGCTCGGACACCATAGTAGTCCGTGACCGGGATATTTTAGGCAAACCAGTGGACCGCGATGAAGCATATCAAATGGTCAAATCCCTTTGCGGACATAAACACAAAGTAATCAGCGGCTGTGCTCTCATTTCACCAGAGGGTAAAAAGATCAGCTACGCGGTCTCTACCGAAGTAGAGTTCATAGACTTCAACGAAGCAGCGGTTCGCGCCTACGCCGCCACCGGAGAACCGGATGACAAAGCCGGAGCATATGCCATTCAAGGACAAGGCGCATTTCTAGTCAAAGGGATCAGCGGATCATACACCAATGTAGTCGGATTGCCGCTGGCACGGGTGATTGAGACTTTGGTGGATTTGGGAGTGGTTGTTGCAGGGGATTGCTAAATTTCACCAGCGCATGGTATATAAAAATATCAAAAGGAGCTTTTAATGAAAAAGACGCTAAACTTATCTTTTTTCTGTCTGCTGCTCATCTCGCTGGTACTGATTCAAAGCAATATTGCGAAAGCAGAAAGCAAGATCGGAAAGGCTGTTGAATACATGTGCTGCAAACAGTATGAATTACCTAAAGGGTCGTATAAGGATTCATGCTGGAACATTAAATGGACTATTCCCGACGTAAAATACCAAGGTGGAAAACTAACCCATTGCAGCGACAAATTCATTGCAAGGTGCAAATCTGAAACACCTACAGAAACAGGAAGATACTCCCGTCTTAATGGTATCCCATGCAGCAAAGTCATCGAATGCAACTTTCGACTTAAAAACGTTGATGGAAGGCTGGAGTGCGAATAATGCTAGAACAATAGATATTCAGCAACCGCTAACCTAACGGGTCACCATGCGCAATCGCTTACCTCTACACAAACGAATCCCCTTCAAACTCGCTTGTGTGCTCTCAAGTTTGGTCTTTGCAATCATCATAACATCAGAGATTCTCAGCTACCACTACGTAAAGGCTGATGTTCTAGGCAAAATCCAAAATGACCAAATACTTGAAGCCAAATACATTGCTCACGATATTGATGTTAAACTAAAAGCAAGAATTAAATTTTTAAACTTCCTTGCCTCCTCCCTTACCCCGCAACAACTTGCAAACCCGGAATTATTACAAAAAGAACTGCGCCAATACAGCTCCCTGACCAATTTCTTTAAGCAGGGGATTACAGTTTTACGCGCCGATGGCAGCGGCCTGATAGCGGAATTTCCTATAATGCCCGGTCGCAATAAACTGACATTTTATGATTCTGAATGGTTTCTGCGGACACAGGAAGAAACAGGAGTAATTATCAGCAGTCCGTTCAGAGGACGTGACAGCGGCTCCCCCATTATTGCTATGGCCGCAGCCATTCGCGACAAAAACGGTCAACTAATCGGAATCCTAGCCACCCCCATACTTTTGAATGACCCGGATTTTCTAGGCTACGCTTATGACCAACACCGTCAATTTAGTGATGTGCTCATCATTTCCAGAGCAGACGAAATCTTTGTTGCAGCAAACAACAAAAACATGGTCCTAAAGCCTACCCCGGCCCGAGGAGTTAACAAGCTTCACGATAAAGTAATGGATGGATTTAATGGAGTAGGGACAACCATAAATGCTTTCGGGGTCGAAGACATCTCGGCCATATCAGACGTTAGCATCACAAACTGGTTTGTAGTGGTGCGAACCCCTTCAAAAATTGCATTTGCTCCGTTGAGAGACCGTTTACAAGCAAACGTGGCAATTGCCTTTTTAATCGTATTCATAACCTCTTCCACTATTTTTCTGGTCTTGCATACATATTTCCTTCCCCTTGAAAATGCCGCCCGCGAAGTCAGAATAATGAGCACCGACGGCCTTAAGTCTTTACCCCAAAAAAGAAACGACGAAATTGGCGACCTGATCCGGGGTTTCAACTATCTGGTCGAAACAGTGACCGAAAAAACTGAAGATTTGGAACTGGTGAATACAAAACTTGAAAAACTTTCCCAGACCGATGGACTGACAAAAGTTTTCAATAGACGCTACTTTGATAAAAGCCTTGAGCAGAGCTGGCGCACTCATCGCAGAAGCGGCCACCCCTTGTCACTAATCATGCTGGATATTGATTTTTTCAAAAAATACAATGATGTATATGGCCACTTGCAGGGTGATGAATGTCTAAAAATTATTGCCGAATCACTAAATGCAACGCTTAAAAGACCGACTGACATCTTTGCCCGTTACGGGGGAGAAGAGTTTGCGGCCATTATCGCCAACGATGAAGAAGGAGTAAAACAAGTAGCTGAAACAATGCGCCGGACAATCGAAAATTTGAAGCTGACACACAAAGATTCACCGCATGAAATAGTTACCATAAGCCTTGGTGTTACGACTATTATTCCCGAAAATGATACACCACCGGAAATACTGATCTTGCAAGCGGATGAAGCTCTTTACAAGAGTAAGGAGAATGGGCGAAACAGGGTTGAAGTATTCAATAACGAACGGAATGCTTAATAATTACCGCTTGCCTCCACACATTTAGTGATTATTCTAGCTGTAACTCAATCACATGGAGCAAGAAAATGATCAGCTACGAATTCCTGCTTACGGCATTAGTGGTGGTACTCATGCCCGGAACAGGTGTAATTTACACTGTTTCAAACGGCTTATTCCTTGGAAAAAAAGCGAGCCTGACTGCGGCTGCGGGCTGCACTGCCGGGATAATCCCCCACCTGACAGCGTCGGTACTGGGTTTATCTGCAATCCTGCATATGAGCGCACTTGCATTTCAATTGATGAAATTTACCGGAGCTGCCTACCTGCTCTACCTTGCATGGGCTACCTGGCGGGACACAGGAGGCTTAAGCTTTGACAAGCCCGGCGAAAATAAACAAATCCAGCTATGGCAGATTGCAAAACGCGGATTTCTCATAAATATTCTCAATCCTAAGCTGTCCATCTTCTTCCTTGCTTTTCTGCCTCTTTTCGTACCGCAGGAAGCAAGTTCCCCCACTCTGCACATGATTGTTTTAAGTGCTGTCTTTATGGCTATGACCTTAATAGTCTTCATAGGCTATGGTCTTTGCGCCACCAGTGTACGTAATCAGGTAATGTCTTCACCAAGCATTATCCGCTGGCTGCAAAGATCATTTGCGGTCATCTTTGCCGCTCTTGGATTAAAGCTGGCAACGGCTGAACAGTAAAAAAGAATACCCCTTTTAACGATACTGATCGTAAATTTTCTTAATAGTCCCGTCATTTAAAAGCTTATCTATAGCTTTATTAAACCTCGGAATCGCATCTTTTTTGCTGGGATGAAAACGGATCATCATCTCAAGTGAATCATAAGGTTTGCTGACTGCCAGCTTGCCGTTAAGACCTTGTTCCTTGATCTGGTAAAAGGCAAAATCCTTATTCATAAGGGCCTGGTCCAAACGATCAGCAAGTAGCAATTGCACCAGCTTGTTCTCATTTTCCAGAATATGGGAATTAATACGACCATCAGCAAAATACGGGCTGTAAACAGGGTAGTAATAACCCCGGACCACTCCCACTGTCTTGCCAAGCAAATCTTTTGGGGCAACGTCAGGAATAACTTTATCGGCCCTGAACAAAACAATAGAATCCGAGACAGCAAACGGCTTGCTGAATTCTCCTAGGACCTTGGCTGATTGCCGCCATACAGGATTGGACATGGGCTCAATATCTAATTCCCCGGCATCAAATTTACGCTGAGAACGATTGAAAGGGCAACGCACAAATTCAAAAGTATCTCCAGTCTCTTGACCAAAGGCATTAAATATATCTTTTACAATACCCGTTCTGACGTCTCCCTCTTTAAAATAGTATGGGGGAAAAGACCCCTCATGAAGCATAACACGAAGGGTTTCCGCAGCACTAACATTAACAAAAACAACACCTGCTAAAAATAATACTGCTACAAAACAAATCGCCAACTGCTTCATTTTTTGCTACCCCTCCCTGAAAAGCCCATGAATTTAATTTACAACCCAATACCTTAAAATCCACTTTATAACAACAATGATACTTCAAACAAGCGCAGCTGTGTCAATTCTGACACATTGTTTTTTTCTAAGACCATCAAGGACAAACGGCACATCCAAAACAACTGGATAATCAAAAATGAGCAAATCGGCTTTCAGCACCATCTTCAAAAGTACTGTGGCATGGGAAGTGAGGCTTCTTCAGCAAAAATTGAAATCAGAAGGCATCACCGCTTTTGTTGATGATGAAAACATTACAATCGCCAAACCCTATCTCGCTCATGCAATAGGCGGAATAGGCCTCAGAGTTTACACTGAAGATGCTGAACGAGCAGTTGCCATCATTCGTAAATTTCAGCCGTCTAAAATGAATCCGGCTGCCTGCCGGGCAACCTGCCCCAAATGCGGAAACGAAGTCGCTCTGCGCCTGAAATGGCCTAAAGAAATACTCTTTCTAGCCGTCCTGCTGCTGGGAATTCCATTTGTACTGCTCACCCGTCTAGGCTGCACCAAATGTGAGTATATCTGGTGGGGCTAAAATAAGGATCATAAATTATGCCATCAATCGATCTCTCACATACCATAAAAAACGGCATGCCCGTATTTCCCGGCACAGAAACTCCAACTATTGAAGAAGTCTTTTCCCATGAGGTACACGGCTTCCGGGAGCACAGATTAAATATATTCTCACACGTAGGGACTCATATCGACGCACCGGATCACATGATTGCCGGAGGAGAAACTCTCGACAGCA
This Desulfovibrio sp. JC022 DNA region includes the following protein-coding sequences:
- a CDS encoding motility protein A gives rise to the protein MNKKNLIGVIVALAVFGASFWLSGGIALYWNGAALAIVLSGLAVAVLLSYPVEQLREAFRVVQDTYSTRLATHEEIVETLLDLSVRSKMDGMLSLEKAGEKTTISFLRNALMLLVDNFEEDEIKDCLKTEMSFFNMRRGESERVFQSMARFAPAFGVAGSVIGLIGLLMGIDNPAMILKHIPVAFISTLYGVIFSNMIFAPMAETVRCRTRNELINQKMILDGVIAIKKEQNPYKLERKLGAFLDADDREEKAEALRNITRKYIKMRRDEKNSKDKILHEVPLVKAKAS
- a CDS encoding DUF2007 domain-containing protein, with protein sequence MSKSAFSTIFKSTVAWEVRLLQQKLKSEGITAFVDDENITIAKPYLAHAIGGIGLRVYTEDAERAVAIIRKFQPSKMNPAACRATCPKCGNEVALRLKWPKEILFLAVLLLGIPFVLLTRLGCTKCEYIWWG
- a CDS encoding nucleoside triphosphate pyrophosphatase, coding for MSIYRTVKPFVLGSGSPRRKDLLGSAGLEFEIKPATCDEPAPYPGQDPEDYAIKMAELKAENVAANNPQAYVLGSDTIVVRDRDILGKPVDRDEAYQMVKSLCGHKHKVISGCALISPEGKKISYAVSTEVEFIDFNEAAVRAYAATGEPDDKAGAYAIQGQGAFLVKGISGSYTNVVGLPLARVIETLVDLGVVVAGDC
- a CDS encoding ABC transporter substrate-binding protein, with the translated sequence MKQLAICFVAVLFLAGVVFVNVSAAETLRVMLHEGSFPPYYFKEGDVRTGIVKDIFNAFGQETGDTFEFVRCPFNRSQRKFDAGELDIEPMSNPVWRQSAKVLGEFSKPFAVSDSIVLFRADKVIPDVAPKDLLGKTVGVVRGYYYPVYSPYFADGRINSHILENENKLVQLLLADRLDQALMNKDFAFYQIKEQGLNGKLAVSKPYDSLEMMIRFHPSKKDAIPRFNKAIDKLLNDGTIKKIYDQYR
- a CDS encoding OmpA family protein — encoded protein: MKFDELKCELDLMDFNSGDADTSGLNGWAVPWSDLMMVMFVLFVVLFIYSQSKENIKVIFEGNAQSQVAVDPADGLIEMISFHREAMSSSARVVMTPEDVLYRSDDGAVSMKEEDGELKIVMRGNAFFAPGQNGFEAKTRKYLAEVAEVLKTSKHAIHIIGHTDGSDAAKIGKKNTFELSARRAAQVAEYLINKKTIDPVRIIVSGRGGVAPELPGDMGKVAGNNRRVEIVVINTDVKAQ
- a CDS encoding NAD(P)/FAD-dependent oxidoreductase translates to MAKYDYDLGVIGGGAAGLTVAAGAAQLGVKVLLVDKEDKLGGDCLHFGCVPSKTLIRTARVRHLMERSGDFGLPEVELPPVDYAQVAKRISEVIAKIQVHDSVERFNSLGVEVRFGEARFIDSHSVSLNEGSVSARSWVVATGSSPSAPPVKGLNEVLYLTNVDVFSLPELPESLVILGGGPIAVEMAQSFQRLGTKVTVVQRSNQILSREDEDMARYVMDGMANDGVRFILGSQIHEVRKSDGGVEVLLESVGERMSVRGAQLLVAMGRRSNTAGLGLEDIGVELERGSVVVDARMRTSVPNIYAAGDVIGKHRFTHAAGYEGGIVISNAVFRISRKADYTWLPWCTYTDPELASVGMNEKAAQQAGIKYKTVVEEFSSSDRALAEGEGRGRIKLLLNEREKPIGCQIVAVHAGELLSEWVAAVNGKVGLATLAGAIHPYPTLSEMNKKVAGKLLGEKLFSDRVRKILKLLFSYRG
- a CDS encoding LysE family translocator; amino-acid sequence: MISYEFLLTALVVVLMPGTGVIYTVSNGLFLGKKASLTAAAGCTAGIIPHLTASVLGLSAILHMSALAFQLMKFTGAAYLLYLAWATWRDTGGLSFDKPGENKQIQLWQIAKRGFLINILNPKLSIFFLAFLPLFVPQEASSPTLHMIVLSAVFMAMTLIVFIGYGLCATSVRNQVMSSPSIIRWLQRSFAVIFAALGLKLATAEQ
- a CDS encoding MBL fold metallo-hydrolase — protein: MKVCIWGARGSLSATYNAERARAKVKAALEIAVEKGIDSSTDLDRFIDNELPFPVRGSYGTNTPCIQVEGQGDEYIICDCGTGLRDLGNKVMAERMGAPGAHFHIFMSHLHWDHIQGFPFFVPAYIPGNKITFYGGHPGIEKVLRNQQSEPCFPVHFENLAAEFDFIRLKTGQKLEVAEVNIEVKAQYHPGGSFGYRFEKGGKSAVYSTDCEHKSATALADKGFVEFFKEADLLIMDAQYSFAEANSIKEDWGHSNNIIAVELSGMAKVKTLCLFHQEPVLDDFQLQKFLEDTKEFSQLAEFRPEKIIMAQDGLCIDL
- a CDS encoding glucokinase, which codes for MGLVLAVDIGGTNSRFAAFESGSGHELVMKETVWLSSVQARSFDHLMEMLAESDFPYMPSDFDVTVIAVAGPVVGGVYCNVTNVDWDVDFRDGYKKYGFRAAVLINDFAAQAYACRTAAVEGCLVVHEAEISPTGTVGVIGAGTGLGHCALVPVPVSELGYVPVPSEAGHISFPCQTAEELDFCKFVMDKRKISYCCGDEVLTGRGLNMLHLYLTGEDLEPRDIAAKMKQGNITLEWYSRFTARCCRNYAISVCATGGLYIAGGIVAKNPFVVEQPVFLEEFLDSSSMGDYLRQIPVFLNDNQESGLYGAALRGVLHI
- a CDS encoding diguanylate cyclase, which produces MRNRLPLHKRIPFKLACVLSSLVFAIIITSEILSYHYVKADVLGKIQNDQILEAKYIAHDIDVKLKARIKFLNFLASSLTPQQLANPELLQKELRQYSSLTNFFKQGITVLRADGSGLIAEFPIMPGRNKLTFYDSEWFLRTQEETGVIISSPFRGRDSGSPIIAMAAAIRDKNGQLIGILATPILLNDPDFLGYAYDQHRQFSDVLIISRADEIFVAANNKNMVLKPTPARGVNKLHDKVMDGFNGVGTTINAFGVEDISAISDVSITNWFVVVRTPSKIAFAPLRDRLQANVAIAFLIVFITSSTIFLVLHTYFLPLENAAREVRIMSTDGLKSLPQKRNDEIGDLIRGFNYLVETVTEKTEDLELVNTKLEKLSQTDGLTKVFNRRYFDKSLEQSWRTHRRSGHPLSLIMLDIDFFKKYNDVYGHLQGDECLKIIAESLNATLKRPTDIFARYGGEEFAAIIANDEEGVKQVAETMRRTIENLKLTHKDSPHEIVTISLGVTTIIPENDTPPEILILQADEALYKSKENGRNRVEVFNNERNA